aaaaaaactttCGAACTGGCCGGTTGAACAAAAACTATCGATTCTCCAATTTTTATCAAAATCGGCCGGTTCAAACTGATTCTCAACGATTTTGTTCATTGTTCGATCATATTCATCAACCAGACCGATCAAAAGTCCGATTCATTGATTTTCTAATCGAACCAGCCGATCCAGTTCGATTCTTACCACTATGGCTTAAATCGGACTAACCCACATGTTATGACTTATGACTCCCATTTACATTTACTTatgaatatttaatttttgtattaaacataaatataactcatcatattttttatataaaaataaaaaaatttattgttgttGTCATGTAAaagtaattatataattattattaaatatatatacatacatttccaataatataaaataattatttctataaTTATGCATAAGATCATATGATTGTCCTTTTTCCTAGgatttgatttctattaataTATTAGTATATGATGTTATTTTGTGTAACTTTTTAATTAGATaccaattattaatattttaacactaattttagtTAGGATAATTTTgtcaatataatttaaatttagatataactaaaaaattaattatcttataAATTACACTAGGAAATACAATTAATCTACACTTTTTAAGAATCAGTGAGGTAGTGGCTTATTTTTTTTAACAGTGTATGTTAATTCGTATTTTTCCATCagcataaatttaattttagatatataattaaactaaatttacaGGTAAAATCCAACTttacaaataatataattaaactttgTAAGTAATATAATCGAAATATGaattaaagtataaaatataGTGGTGATTGATATTTGTATTCttgtaaattttgatattttgctgtaaatatatttgattattttattttaaaagtttgatttttttaatgattGATTACcttactaaaacaaaaaaaacagtGAGAAAAGTTAATATAGATATGTTCATGGTTTCTGAGTGTGTGgcctaaataatttataatattatttcaaataaaaataatagatcaATTAATTCCAGCTAATACAATATTGTTGcaaaaattgattaattaatgtcattttaaaattagaaccatattcaaatttgtaattacaatatagattaaaaatatttaacatttaaaattagaactatatataactctttcatatttatgtatgtattttaGATGTGGTAGTTTAGATAAGGCTTATGAGGTGTTCAAGAAAACTTGCAATAAACGTGTAGTTTCATAGAACGTAATGATGTCGGATTTGGTGGCTAAAATGGATTCTGAATATATGGGTGAGAAGCAATTGAAGCATTTGAAGAGGTGCAGAGATTGGTGAATATGTATGTAAGCATCACATGTTTGTGTTCGTGTTTCAATGGtaatatcatatttaaaaataaaaaatataaaatttaattaataatttaataaaattataaagactgataaaataatttaatttttttattttgaataattattataatttaattatataacaaaatattttaatttaataaattttaaaatattatatatgtcaATGTTTTTTAGCAATATTTATACACTACACACATTTAACATGCTCAAAGATAGTGTAGGAGAAAGGTTGTATTTATTTATAGACACCAAATAGaaacatagaaaaataaattatgtttgacAGATAAAATAGATAGATAGAAATAATGTGTCTAGAGACATTAAATTAGTATAAATTAGTATATATTGTGTCTTTTTTGACAAAAATACACAAAGACGTTAATAGGAGACACggtttattttttacattttctttCATTATAGTTTTCATcgttatatttttttctaaatttttatatgaaaaaataaattaaacttttataatttgttctaatttatcacaaaataaaatataaaaacactaaATTTTAGGGGTGAACGCGAatcggatatggccaaaatttcgATCTGGTCTGCACTAAAATCATTGGATCAGATCGGATTGGATGTCGGATATATccgtaaaatacaaaaaatatctttaaaagcttatttttattaaaaaatatcaatgaaattcattttttctatacttttaaatatgtttactcttaaaataatattaaacatactctttttaaataataaattaaaataatacaacatatatgataattattagttaaaataaaatataaaaaaatatttacttatttatttctttatttttgcggatacacGGATATGCGGATACCTACACAAAGTCCGCAATTTGATTCGATTATGTGCGAACCCGACCCGACAGCCTTGCGGATCAGATCCATATCTGCAATTTTTTGATTAGATTTGGATAAACACCGCGGATATGCGAATCGAATCTGATCCATGAACATCCCTACTAAATTTTGTGTCTTAATATATTATGTTTTATTcgggaatggatcctctcaattgttaaaaaaattgaaagtgtAAAGTGTGATTTCTAACCAAAGTTGCGAAAACTGAATCGGTCAATGAACCGATAGAATGACCGGTTCAGCGGTTCAGTGGTCTAACCGTAGTTCAACCgaagttcaaccggtttaattaaatataaaataaaattataaaaaattaatatatcatttttaatatttaaattcaataaattttcaACTAAATAAACTCAGTATAAATtacatataacaaaataaaacttcagtcataaaaaatatacctttaaattctttaaaaattcttATGAAGTACATTATCTCAAACAAAAAAAGCTTGTTGTAGTTATTGGCAtcaatgtataatttaattttttaaaatcaacggAATTACTCTAAAAACTTCAACAAGGTACCAACaaccattaacaaaaatattccagaagtaacaaaaaaaaaagatgaaaatcaaaTGAAGCAGCAACCATATTTTCTTCAGTTAATCAACAGAGTTACATAGGTAATccaattgaaatattttttgcaATTACAACAATCAGAATTTAATCTATCCAACCATCAGAATTCAGAATATAAAAACAGCAAATCATAatcattataattaataaaataaaaaaacaaattaaactaCTGATCGAATAACTCAAGAAAGAGGGAGAGCAACATAATCGAACTGTGTAATTTTCTATGGCCGCAGATTGAAACGGCGAAGAGTCCACGGCGGCAGAAAGTAATGCTCGAACTGCACTGTGAGCTCGACAGAGAAAGGGCAAAGACAGGCAAAAACGCCGAGGACAGAGACGAGTTCAGGAAGGCCGACGATGACAATGACTGAAATGGCTTGACGACACGACGAGGACAGAAACAGCGACGAAAACAACAGCTCCCAGTAGATCTGGCAATACGATAATGGATCCAGGAGGAAAAAAGGGGCGGCCAACGACGACGAGGACAGAGGCAAACTTGGCGACACCACGAGGACAGAGAAGTTGAGAAGGTGACGCTACTGTTGGTGGTGGCGGCGTGGAACtcagagggagagagaaaggggaAATAGGGTTTTCTTCTGAGAGAAAGGGGGTAGCTGGGCTTTTATATGGGGTTTTTTTTTAAACCtttgaaaaccgtaaaaaaccaacCGGTTTTCAGTTCACCGATTAACCGCCGATTCTACTGGTTTTTTTATCGGTTTTTTGTCTGACGGTTTTTAAGTTTACCCGAATCGGCTAGTTGACTGGTTTTTGGTTAATCTGGTTGAATCGGCCGATTTGGTTCAGTTTTCAGAACCATGTCTCTAGCCCTTCATtgctctctctcatatttatttttggtcccacttataaaattaatagtgagagatcacactttactccatcaattattaaaaaaaattgagaggatgtATTTCTCATAGTACTATTCATCATCTTATAAGCAAAGGCAGCTATTCACACATGTATATATCCTTTTTCTCTCTACCACAAacttttcctatatatatatatgagtaggCATGATAAAAGTTATAACATAGAATCCAATATTGATCAAGAAATAAAGGATGTCTAGTACTAACACTTCAGTACTTGATTGCTTCAAACCTGATGCAAAATTCAACATGATTGATCGAAACACTGCAAATTATCATCCTAGTATTTGGAAGGATTATTTCCTTCAATATGCTTCACAATCCATGGTATATATCTATCTCTCTATATTGTTCATCaagcatgcaaatgcaataatgatcAACTGATATATCTTTTATATGGATGTAATGCAGGAATTTGATGATGATGAAACGAAGGCACAAATTGAAAAACTGAAGAAACAAGTTGTCAAAATGCTTGTTGATGCCTCAAAGCCCATTGCAGAAATAGTTAACTTGATTGATTTAATCTGTCGTTTGGGGATTCATTATCACTTTGAAAGCGAGATTGAAGAAGTGCTGCAACAAATTCACAAGAATTATACCAAAAATGGAGAAATAATAATTGTTGAAGATAACCTTCGCTTACTTGCTTTGCTTTTTAGGTTATTAAGGCAACAAGGATATCACGTTTCACCAAGTATATAccttattctatattttttaggttaattttatattttggcTTAAAATAACCTAAATTAGttttactttattttactttCAAATATTCTTTTTAACGTTTATTTAgatgtttttaattattattttagttttacttatttcttcttattttttctaattgttggTTAATTTCTAAATTAGTTGGCTAAATTAATGTTAACTTTCTAAACATTTTCTTAAATATTTTGATTGTTGTATGGAACAATAGTTCcagaaaaattattagaaaaattatgctatcacaaatataaaaaaaattaagttagaatatttattttttgttgatcAAAGATAAAGTTTGACTTTTAATAGCACAGTCACTTAAATCATCTTGTAATAGTTCCAAAAACCTTTTTCAGTTCTTCTTGGTCTCACTATTTACTATAACATAGGCAATTACATAAAAGTGAAAGAGAAAGGAGAGgggaaggaaaaaaaagaaagaaaaaggccTCAGGTTGAGATTGGGGAAGGGAAAGTGAAAGGGAAGGCTCGGGAAAGGGTTGTGGCTTcagcgtgttttttttttttaaataaatacaaaataacgtCGTTTTTAAGATTTTGATAAACAGAAATCGTCTTAGAGATTAGTAACTATTAACTTGGAGAATCACTTAGAGTGCAAGTTCGATGATAGAATTGAGTAACTATTAACTTGAAGAACCACTTTAAAATTTGAGTGCAATTTTAGAGACCACTTTGAGATTTAACTCTTTGTTTCTTCTTAATGTTCATTTCTTTCTAATTGTTGTTGgttgatttttaaattagttcCTGAATTAATATTGACTTTTTAAactttttcttaaatattttgaTTGCTGTATGGAACAATATCTAGATGTGTTCAACAAATACAAGGATGAGAACGGAAAGTTTAGTGAAAAACTTGTGAAGGATGTGGAGGGATTGCTAGAATTGTATGAAGCATGTCATCTTAGAATTCATGGAGAAGAGATATTAGATGAAGCTTATGAATTCACTTCCACTCAACTTGAATCCATTGCAACCCAATTGAAGCCTTCTCTTGCAGCACAAGTCAACTATAGTTTAAAGCAATCTTTACACCGAGGTTTGCCGAGATTGGAGGCACGCCGTTTTATTTCAATATATGAACAAGATCCAACCCATAATCACACTCTCCTCACTCTTgcaaaattagattttaatttcctacaaaatttgcATCGAAAAGAAGTTGGCAACATTACCGAGTAAGCTCTTTAATTTAACCACAAAACCATCCTACTTTGTTAAATAAGTTTTCAAATTCCTATCAAAATAGTCATCTTGGTTAAATGTTTATACTCTTCTACaaaagttcaaaaatcaaaatgtttAGTTTAGATATATATCGAgtgttagtttattttatttttgttaaatgttTATAGTATAAGTTAACTGttgatatattttataaaaatatttaggagacaataaaaaataaatttcaagtTATCTCCTTTTGTATTTCTTAACTGATAGAATATATTAAGATTAATTAACATTGAttagaattatttaacatatttaaatatttatatattgtagaatattacgtctttataATTTTGATTCTCTTATCATCTATTAATGCCTTtctatatattgtattattctatataacttgaatatacataaattatttttttactgctctctcttatttttttaacattaactattactgtttttttttttttttgcgttccTTAATTATTGCTAAAATAATTAAGTAATATTTGATATAATAATTATGTAATTATAGatgttatatgtataaaattataaatattaagttaaataaaataattttgagttgttGTTTCTCCAGTATTATCGAagttaaacttatttatttaacTAACCACACCATAATTATAACATTGTTATTGTGTTTTTGTCCTTTAATTTTAGGTGGTGGAAGGAGCTTAATGTTGCTGTAAAACTACCATATGCTCGAGATAGAATTGTAGAATGTTTTAACTGGATTTTGGCGGTTTATTTTGAGCCTCAATATTCTCAAGCTAGAAAAATGCTGATAAAATTGTTTGCTCTTATGTCAATTATTGATGATACATATGATGCTTATGGAACTATAGATGAACTAAAACTTTTCACCGAGGCAATTGAAAGGTtggttaaaaattataaatagatactaatttttttatgctaGGTAGCTGATATTTTGAGTCCAACCTATGAATTATAGACACTTTGCTGAGTTATTATATTTATGTGTCACATACATTTTGGACATAACATTCATCGACACTCGTCTGACACACATGTATGCtatgtccaaccgtgtcttaataaaaaataaaaaatcttttccAGAGACACTTAAACACACCTAATACCATTCATCACGTATCAgtgtgtccagtcttattcttaacatatatttttgaaataaatttagatatagtatatattattatttattaaaataaaaagatattttaaatactttatatatataattaaaataagacattaaaaataattaaaaaattaatttatattttaatatc
This region of Arachis hypogaea cultivar Tifrunner chromosome 8, arahy.Tifrunner.gnm2.J5K5, whole genome shotgun sequence genomic DNA includes:
- the LOC112707843 gene encoding probable terpene synthase 2 — its product is MSSTNTSVLDCFKPDAKFNMIDRNTANYHPSIWKDYFLQYASQSMEFDDDETKAQIEKLKKQVVKMLVDASKPIAEIVNLIDLICRLGIHYHFESEIEEVLQQIHKNYTKNGEIIIVEDNLRLLALLFRLLRQQGYHVSPNVFNKYKDENGKFSEKLVKDVEGLLELYEACHLRIHGEEILDEAYEFTSTQLESIATQLKPSLAAQVNYSLKQSLHRGLPRLEARRFISIYEQDPTHNHTLLTLAKLDFNFLQNLHRKEVGNITEWWKELNVAVKLPYARDRIVECFNWILAVYFEPQYSQARKMLIKLFALMSIIDDTYDAYGTIDELKLFTEAIERWDISSLDDLPEYMKLIYESLLKFFEEVERELENQGRAYCIKYSIKELQKTTQAYMTEAKWLNNKYIPTIAEYIQISTLSSAYPFLVTSSYIGMGDIAIEDIFKWVTSKPKIVRASAIICRFMDDIVSNEFEQKREHVTSIIECYMRDYGVSKEEAIQELQKGVTDAWKDINEECLKPTKVPMLFLTRVVNMARFMDVMYKDEDCYTHAEGKMKKCIEALLVDPVPIDNMRKKDMNPFIYA